The following DNA comes from Hymenobacter siberiensis.
TTTGTTGCGCCAAAACGGGGCCCACCTCGACTGTTCCAGCGTCCAGCTGGACGGCAGCAACACGCCCGACAAGAACGGGGGGAAGCCGTCGGCTACCAGGGCCGCAAAAAAGCCCGCACCACCACGACCCTCTTCCTAGCCGACAACCGGGGCCAGCCCCTGGCCTGCGCCAGCCCGCAGGCGGACAACCACCACGATTGACGCGAGATTCCTCGCCTGCGCTCGGAATGACGTTCTTTACTATTTTCGGGCACTTTCTAACTCAACTTTGGCAGGTTGAGCTAATTGGGGCTTCCAGGATGTAGGGGCGGGGACAAGCCCTACCGGGTACGACCCCGCCCCTACACCCAACCGACAACCTGCCAAAGTAGAGTTAAAGCCCCCCCCCCCCGAAACGATGTTATGACAAGGCTAAAAAAGCCGTGATATCGCCGGTATGCGTTAGTGTGAGCTGGTGCATGGCCCGGGTGCAGGCCACGTAGAGCATGCTTTTATCGACCTCCGTTTTGTAATTGCGGGCGGAAACAAAGGGCAGAATAACCTCATCGAATTCCAGGCCCTTGGCCAGGTGAGCCGTGGTGATGATGACGCCTTCCTTGAAGGTGGTGGACTCGTCGGTGAGCAGGTAAATACCGGGCGCTTCCAGCGTCTGGTATACCTCTTCGGCCTGCCGCAGGGTTTTACAGATGATGCCCAGGGAATGATTTCCGGAGCTGAAAAAGGCCGTGAGCAACTGCCTAACGGCCTGAAATTCATCGTCTTTACTCGTGAAGCGCGCCACCACAGGCTCCTGCCCATGGCGCTCCAGGGGGATGATGTGGGGGTTGGGGGTGATGCGCTGCGCGAAGGCCGTAATCTCGACGGTAGAGCGGTAGCTGCGGTACAGCTTCACCACATCGGCCTGCGGGAATACGCGCTCGATGGTTTCGGCCGAGGAAGAGCTGTACGGGTTCACCGTCTGGCTGACATCGCCGAGAATAGTTTTGCGGCACAGGAATATGCGCGAAAGCACGGCATACTGCACGGGGGTGTAGTCCTGCATCTCGTCCACCAGCAAGTGCTTCACGTGGTCGTAGGTGCTGATGCCTTCCAGGCGCAGGCGCAGGTAGATGAGGGCAAAAACATCGGCGTATTCCAGGTGCAGGCGGTGGTCGATGTTGAATAGGTCGGGCTTGCCCAGCCAGCGGTAAAAATCCCGGTACAGGTCCAGCACCTGATGGAAGCGGAACATGCGGGGAATGGCCTCTCCAATTATGTTTTTTTCGTGCCCAGTGAGCTTGCGGCGGGTGGCATCGCGCACGTAGGCCCGTACTTCCTCGGCCACCAGCGCAAACCGTTTCAGGAGCGGCACCCGGTGGAAGGTCTTGAACTTGGCCAGCATAAACGGCAGGGGAACCAGGGTGCTGCCCACCCGCAGCTCCTTCACCGTAAAGTAGTTGTTCTCGACGTAGATAAGGTACTGGTTGAGCTGGCTGAGGAATTCAAACGACGACTTGAACCGGATACGCTCAATAAACGCCTGGTCGTGGTTGTCGAGCAGCGCGGAAACCTGCTCGAAAAAGGTCTGGAACGAGTAGCGGTGGTCGAGCAAATCGGCCGCCAGCTCTTCCATGCCCAGCTCGGGAATGTGCTCTTCGCCCAGCTCGGGCAGCACATTGGAGATATAGTCGGCGAACACCTTATTTGGCGAGATGATGAGCACGTCCTTCGCCCCAATGGTTTCGCGGTAGCGGTAGAGCAGGAACGCAATGCGGTGCAGAGCAATGGAGGTTTTGCCCGAGCCGGCCACGCCCTGAATGACCATCACCTGCGCGGTTTCGTTGCGAATCACCGCGTTCTGGTCGCGCTGAATGGTGGCCACGATGTTCTTCAGCTTGTCGTCGGAGGACTTGGCCAACTCGCGCTGCAGCACGTCGTCGTGAATGTTCACGTCGTTTTCGAGCATGAACTCCAGTCGGCCATCCCGGATTTTGTACTGCCGCTTCAGCTCAATGGTGCCCTGAATCATGCCCGAAGGCGTGGCGAAGGCGGCTTCGCCCAGCTCGAAGTCGTAAAACATGGACGAAACCGGCGCCCGCCAGTCGTAGATGAGGCTGCGGCGCTGCTCATCCATAAAGGAATACACCCCGATGTACACCGGCAGTTTAGCCTGCCCCTGGGGCACAAAGTCAATGCGGCCGAAGTAGGGCGACTGCCCCAGCTTGAGCAGCTTCCGTTTCCGGCCCACGGCTGCTTCGCCGGTAAAGGCCATGCGGTCAATGGACTGACCAGCAGACACCATGTCGGCATCGTCCATGCCGGACTGGTGCTCATGGATGTACTCCTTTTTCTCCCGCAGCTCGTCGGAAAACTGCCGGACGGAGCCATCTATCCGCCGAATGGCCAGCGTCAGCTTCTCCTTAATTACTTCCAGGTATTCTTTCTCTTCTTGTTGCGTTGCGTTCATCCCGACAGTGCTTGGAAATAGCCCGCAAAGGTGAGGTCAAATTTCGGTCCGGCGAATTTTGGGTATAACCTTTTCAATCAGCCCGGTATTTATATGGGGCTGCTGCTAGTACTTCGCCCGCATCAGGCGCCTTAAGGTTTGCTTAGAATGTAGCCGCAATGCTCGCGCCTGCGTTTAACCGGGGATGCCATTGAGGGATTTTCTTATGCATTAGCATGTGCCATTTGCCTGAGCTTGTGACCAGGGTAAGGGCAGCAGCGATTTTTGATTCACAATAACCTGAAGCGTTGCTGTTTAGTGATGCAGCGGCGCGCCACCAACGGCCTAACAAGATTCGACGACATTTCACGAAACCAGTATGATGCACATAACCAACGACAAGACCGACACCAAAACATTCGAAATGGGCGGAAAATGTCCCTTCGGCGGCGACCGCATCGGCGGCGCCGAAGGCGCTTCGCCCACCCTGTCCGACTGGTACCCCAACCGGCTGCGCGTGGAGCTGCTGCACCACAATGCCCCGGGTGCCAATCCGCTCGGTGAAGATTTCAACTATACCGAGGCATTCAACGCCATCGACCTGGAGGCGCTGAAGCAGGAAATCAAAGGCTTCCTGACTTCTTCGGTGGATTGGTGGCCGTCGGACTACGGCAACTACGGCCCGCAGATGGTTCGCATGGCCTGGCACTCGGCCGGTACCTACCGCATTGCCGACGGCCGCGGGGGTGCCGGGGAGGCGCTGCAGCGCTTCGCACCCATCAGCAGCTGGTGGGACAATGGCAACACCGACAAGTCGCGCCGCCTCATCTGGCCCATCAAGCAGAAATACGGCAGCGCCCTGTCCTGGGCCGACCTTATTGTGCTGACTGGTAACTGCGCGTTAGAAATCATGGGCTTCCCCACCTACGGTTTCGCCGGTGGCCGCCATGATGCCTGGGAGGCCGACGACGCCACTTATTGGGGCCCCGAGGTGTGGGACGGCAAGAAAGTAAACACGCCCGACAGCATGGTGTCGCGCGACAAGCGCTGGCGCGGCCAGAACGGCGATGCCGACTACGACCTCGAAAACCCGCTGGCAGCTTCCTTCCAATCCCTGATTTACGTGAATCCCGAAGGCCCCTACGGGAAGGGCGACCCGCTGGGCTCGGCCCATGATATTCGGATTACGTTCACTCGCATGGCCATGAACGACGAGGAAACCGTGGCCCTTATTGCCGGCGGCCACGCCTTCGGCAAGAGCCACGGCATGGTGCCAGCCGCCGAAATCGGGGCACAGCCCGAGATTGCGCCGATGGAGCAGATGGGCCTGGGCTGGCACAACCCCAAAGGTTCGGGCAATGCCGAAAACACGATGACCAACGGCATTGAGGGCAGCTGGACGCCAAACCCCACCCAGTGGGACAACGACTACCTCATCAACCTGTTCAAGTTTGAATGGGAGCAGACCAAGAGCCCGGCCGGTGCCCTGCAGTGGACCCCGGTTGACAAGAATGCGCCCAAAACGCCCGACGCGCACATCCCCGGCCAGATGAATGCCCTGATGATGATGACGACCGATATCGCCCTTAAGGAGGACCCCGAATACCGCAAGGTGTGCGAGAAATTCCTTAACGATTTCGACGCCTTCACCCAGGCCTTTTCCAAGGCCTGGTACAAGCTAACCCACCGCGATATGGGCCCGCGCGAGCGCTACCTCGGGGCCGAGAAGGTGAACGAGAACGACCTGCTCTGGCAGGACCCCATCCCGGTGGCCGACTACCCTGTAATCGAAGCAGCGGAAATCGCGGCGCTGAAGAAGTCGATTATGGCAGCGGGTATTTCCGGGTCTGATTTGGTGTACACCGCGTTTTCGGCCGCCGTCACGCACCGCAGCAGCGACAAGCGCGGCGGGGCCAATGGCGGGCGGCTCGCGCTGGCCCCGCAAAAAGATTGGGCGGTCAACCGCCGCACGGTGCCGGTTATTGCGGCCCTGCGCACGGTAATGGACGAATTTAACGGCCAGCAGCAGGGTGGCAAGAAAGTATCGCTCGCCGACCTCATCGTGCTGGGCGGCTGCGCCACGCTCGAGAAAGCAGCGGCCGATGCGGGCGTTGCAACCGAGGTGCCCTTCACGCCGGGCCGCCGCGACACCACGCAGGAACTCACCGACATTGAGATGTTTACGTGGCTCAAGCCCGTGGCCGATGGATTCCGCAACTACCTCGACAAGGGGTTTGGCGAAATTTCGCAGGACGTTTCTCCAGAAGAGATGTTCCTCGATAAGGCGCAGCTCCTCTCGCTCACCTCGCCGGAGTGGGTAGCGCTGACGGGCGGCTTGCGGGCCATGAACGCCAACCACGACGGCTCCCCCTACGGCATCTTTACCGACCGCGTGGGGGTGCTTACCAATGATTTCTTCACCGTACTCACAAGCACGGAATTCGATTGGAAGAAGGCGGACGCGAAGGGCATGACCTTCTCGCTCGACAACCGCGCGACGGGTGAAAGCCGCTTCGTGGCCACTCGGTCCGACCTCATCTTCGGCTCCAACGGCCAGTTGCGCGCCGTGGCGGAAGTGTACGCTGGCAGCGATGGTCACAAGCGCTTCGTGAAGGCCTTTGTGAAGGCGTGGGATAAGGTGATGATGCTCGACCGCTACGACGTGAAAGTTTAACGCCGACTCCACCGGAGATTATGAGGCCCTGTCTTTATTGAAAACGATGCC
Coding sequences within:
- a CDS encoding HelD family protein, which translates into the protein MNATQQEEKEYLEVIKEKLTLAIRRIDGSVRQFSDELREKKEYIHEHQSGMDDADMVSAGQSIDRMAFTGEAAVGRKRKLLKLGQSPYFGRIDFVPQGQAKLPVYIGVYSFMDEQRRSLIYDWRAPVSSMFYDFELGEAAFATPSGMIQGTIELKRQYKIRDGRLEFMLENDVNIHDDVLQRELAKSSDDKLKNIVATIQRDQNAVIRNETAQVMVIQGVAGSGKTSIALHRIAFLLYRYRETIGAKDVLIISPNKVFADYISNVLPELGEEHIPELGMEELAADLLDHRYSFQTFFEQVSALLDNHDQAFIERIRFKSSFEFLSQLNQYLIYVENNYFTVKELRVGSTLVPLPFMLAKFKTFHRVPLLKRFALVAEEVRAYVRDATRRKLTGHEKNIIGEAIPRMFRFHQVLDLYRDFYRWLGKPDLFNIDHRLHLEYADVFALIYLRLRLEGISTYDHVKHLLVDEMQDYTPVQYAVLSRIFLCRKTILGDVSQTVNPYSSSSAETIERVFPQADVVKLYRSYRSTVEITAFAQRITPNPHIIPLERHGQEPVVARFTSKDDEFQAVRQLLTAFFSSGNHSLGIICKTLRQAEEVYQTLEAPGIYLLTDESTTFKEGVIITTAHLAKGLEFDEVILPFVSARNYKTEVDKSMLYVACTRAMHQLTLTHTGDITAFLALS
- the katG gene encoding catalase/peroxidase HPI; its protein translation is MMHITNDKTDTKTFEMGGKCPFGGDRIGGAEGASPTLSDWYPNRLRVELLHHNAPGANPLGEDFNYTEAFNAIDLEALKQEIKGFLTSSVDWWPSDYGNYGPQMVRMAWHSAGTYRIADGRGGAGEALQRFAPISSWWDNGNTDKSRRLIWPIKQKYGSALSWADLIVLTGNCALEIMGFPTYGFAGGRHDAWEADDATYWGPEVWDGKKVNTPDSMVSRDKRWRGQNGDADYDLENPLAASFQSLIYVNPEGPYGKGDPLGSAHDIRITFTRMAMNDEETVALIAGGHAFGKSHGMVPAAEIGAQPEIAPMEQMGLGWHNPKGSGNAENTMTNGIEGSWTPNPTQWDNDYLINLFKFEWEQTKSPAGALQWTPVDKNAPKTPDAHIPGQMNALMMMTTDIALKEDPEYRKVCEKFLNDFDAFTQAFSKAWYKLTHRDMGPRERYLGAEKVNENDLLWQDPIPVADYPVIEAAEIAALKKSIMAAGISGSDLVYTAFSAAVTHRSSDKRGGANGGRLALAPQKDWAVNRRTVPVIAALRTVMDEFNGQQQGGKKVSLADLIVLGGCATLEKAAADAGVATEVPFTPGRRDTTQELTDIEMFTWLKPVADGFRNYLDKGFGEISQDVSPEEMFLDKAQLLSLTSPEWVALTGGLRAMNANHDGSPYGIFTDRVGVLTNDFFTVLTSTEFDWKKADAKGMTFSLDNRATGESRFVATRSDLIFGSNGQLRAVAEVYAGSDGHKRFVKAFVKAWDKVMMLDRYDVKV